Proteins from a genomic interval of Oncorhynchus nerka isolate Pitt River linkage group LG13, Oner_Uvic_2.0, whole genome shotgun sequence:
- the LOC115140307 gene encoding zinc finger protein 366-like isoform X2 has translation MMDTDILGFRPDRRSPHREDLRPVSHHSLYLSPPPLCLNPTKLSPFPTREAYSPLTHHRPRGSEGMHYTQREGSQKRKRRPQKMEGSESPTGDMEEVERRGNTKTVDLNHLPFSLPPRPCLPPSPIPIQGMIDLSRLQLHHRAMSRYETTMGLPLQVKQEPLSPSPLWPPSPLLHHHPPPLFFPPLHPSLLPFPFFMPGPIMHLSPGAFYPGEAPRPSRRSPDRGPRGGMTSAEKLGLNIHIDDSYHVDVGGNQKRWKCRTCEKSYTSKYNLVTHILGHSGIKPHSCHLCGNRFKQLSHLHTHLLTHQGTRPHKCQVCHKAFTQTSHLKRHMMQHSDVKPYSCGVCGRGFAYPSELRAHELKHEKGQENVCVECGLDFPTLAQLKRHLTAHRGPTLYRCSECQKSFQYPSQLQNHMMKHKDIRPYICSECGMEFIQSHHLKQHTLTHKGVKEHKCRICGREFTLLANMKRHVLIHTNIRSYQCHLCFKSFVQKQTLKAHMIVHSDIKPYKCKLCGKEFNRMHNLMGHMHLHSDSRPFKCRYCPSKFTLKGNLTRHMKVKHGIMDMGLNARVFRRRGRFCLSAPLRLRARSRQEEPFDLSQKPRPPRPSLRLSQSDGESVPGSSCQEEDEEDSLYRRSQYSPEVYQHHTGGQGYRSETDRQVYGQDMETVGQGYRSETDRQVYGQDMETVGQGYRSETDRQVYGQDMETRGQVYPPRAGEEVYQPVSEPGDAEEKVYQRVTGRQVYDSDSELWGQLYEQEAGGHHIGANVRYPGSGNTGKHVYHSDSELDDQLYKPDPDQLEIGDQVYHSDAGEEMMDTPEPCERDYHSDPGVYYQKP, from the exons ATGATGGACACAGACATTCTAGGTTTCAGACCAGACAGGAGGAGTCCTCATAGGGAAGACCTGAGACCTGTCTCTCACCACAGTCTTTATCTGAGCCCACCCCCACTCTGCCTGAACCCGACCAAACTCTCCCCCTTCCCGACCAGAGAGGCCTACAGCCCCCTGACTCACCATCGGCCACGGGGCTCTGAGGGCATGCATTACACCCAGAGGGAAGGTTCCCAAAAACGCAAAAGAAGGCCACAAAAAATGGAGGGTTCCGAATCCCctacaggagacatggaggaggtggAGCGTCGAGGCAACACCAAGACTGTTGATCTCAACcaccttccattctccctccctcctcgcccatgtctccctccctctcccatccccattCAAGGTATGATCGACCTGAGCCGGCTCCAGCTGCACCACAGGGCTATGTCCAGATATGAGACAACTATGGGCCTCCCATTGCAGGTGAAACAGGAACCACTCAGCCCCTCACCTTTGtggcctccctctcctctcctccatcaccaccctcctcccctattcttcccccctctccaccccagcctcctccccttccccttcttcATGCCTGGGCCCATCATGCACCTCTCTCCTGGAGCCTTCTACCCCGGAGAGGCACCACGACCTAGTCGGCGCAGCCCAGACAGAGGGCCCCGAGGTGGGATGACCAGCGCTGAGAAGCTGGGTCTCAACATCCACATCGACGACAGCTACCACGTAGATGTAGGAGGAAACCAGAAGCGTTGGAAGTGCCGTACGTGTGAGAAGTcatacacatccaagtataacctggtcacacacatccTGGGCCACAGCGGGATCAAGCCTCACAGCTGCCATCTGTGTGGGAATCGGTTTAAGCAGCTGAGCCACCTGCACACTCACCTGCTCACCCACCAGGGCACACGGCCACACAAGTGCCAGGTGTGCCACAAGGCCTTCACCCAGACTAGCCACCTGAAGAGACATATGATGCAGCATAGTGACGTGAAGCCGTACAG ttGTGGGGTGTGTGGGAGGGGTTTTGCCTACCCTAGTGAGCTGCGGGCCCATGAGCTGAAGCATGAGAAAGGCCAGGAGAacgtgtgtgtggagtgtggttTGGACTTCCCCACTCTGGCCCAGCTCAAGAGACACCTGACGGCCCACAGAGGTCCCACCCTTTACAG GTGTAGTGAGTGCCAGAAGAGCTTCCAGTACCCCAGCCAGCTGCAGAACCACATGATGAAGCACAAAGACATTCGGCCATACATCTGCAGCGAGTGTGGCATGGAGTTTATACAGTCCCATCACCTCAAacagcacacactcacacataag ggggtGAAGGAGCACAAGTGTCGTATCTGTGGTCGGGAGTTCACCCTCTTGGCAAATATGAAGCGCCACGTCTTGATCCATACTAACATCAGGTCTTACCAGTGTCACCTCTGCTTCAAGAGCTTTGTCCAGAAACAGACCCTCAAGGCCCACATGATCGTCCACTCTGACATTAAACCCTACAAATGCAAG CTGTGTGGGAAGGAGTTCAACAGAATGCATAACCTGATGGGCCATATGCACCTGCACTCTGACAGCAGGCCCTTCAAGTGCCGCTACTGCCCCAGCAAGTTCACTCTGAAGGGGAACCTCACCCGCCATATGAAGGTCAAACACGGGATCATGGACATGGGCCTGAATGCAAGAG tGTTCAGGCGGCGGGGACGGTTCTGCTTGTCGGCCCCTCTGAGACTTCGGGCCCGCTCCAGACAGGAAGAGCCTTTTGACCTCTCCCAGAAGCCCCGGCCACCGCGGCCCAGCCTGCGCCTCTCCCAGTCGGACGGGGAGAGCGTCCCGGGGAGCTCCTgccaggaggaggatgaggaagacaGCCTGTACAGGAGGAGCCAGTACAGTCCTGAGGTCTACCAACACCACACTGGGGGACAGGGGTACAGGtctgagacagatagacaggtgtaTGGACAGGACATGGAGACAGTTGGACAGGGGTACAGGtctgagacagatagacaggtgtaTGGACAGGACATGGAGACAGTTGGACAGGGGTACAGGtctgagacagatagacaggtgtaTGGACAGGACATGGAAACACGTGGACAGGTGTACCCACCTAGGGCAGGTGAAGAGGTTTATCAGCCTGTGTCAGAGCCAGGTGATGCAGAGGAAAAGGTGTACCAGCGtgtgacaggtagacaggtgtatgACTCCGACTCCGAGCTGTGGGGCCAGCTGTATGaacaagaggcaggtggacaccACATAGGTGCCAATGTGCGTTACCCTGGGTCAGGTAATACAGGTAAACATGTGTACCACTCAGATTCAGAGTTAGATGACCAGTTGTATAAGCCTGACCCTGACCAGCTAGAAATAGGTGACCAGGTTTACCATTCTGACGCAGGTGAAGAGATGATGGACACACCTGAACCATGTGAAAGAGACTACCACTCAGACCCAGGTGTTTATTATCAGAAACCATAG
- the LOC115140608 gene encoding isotocin-neurophysin IT 2-like: MTGAAVFLCLFFLVSFCSACYISNCPIGGKRSVMDSPQRKCMLCGPGEQGRCFGPSICCGEGLGCWMGSPETARCMEENYLPTPCQAGGRPCGSEEGRCAAPGICCDSEGCSADQSCLAEEEGDNQISQSEGSDDALLRLLHMAGHTPPHRVHQ; this comes from the exons ATGACTGGAGCCGCTGTGTTCTTGTGTTTATTCTTCCTCGTGTCTTTCTGTTCAGCCTGCTACATCTCCAACTGTCCCATCGGGGGCAAGAGGTCCGTCATGGACTCTCCACAACGCAAG TGCATGTTGTGTGGGCCAGGGGAGCAGGGCCGCTGTTTCGGCCCCAGTATCTGCTGTGGGGAAGGGCTGGGCTGCTGGATGGGCTCCCCAGAGACGGCACGCTGCATGGAGGAGAACTACCTGCCCACCCCCTGTCAGGCAGGAGGGAGACCCTGTGGATCTGAAGAAGGACGCTGCGCTGCACCAGGCATCTGTTGTGACTCAG AGGGCTGCAGTGCGGACCAATCCTGTCTGGCAGAGGAGGAAGGCGACAATCAAATCAGCCAATCAGAGGGCAGCGATGACGCCCTCCTCAGGCTCCTTCACATGGCTGGCCACACCCCTCCTCATCGAGTCCACCAATGA
- the smyd1b gene encoding histone-lysine N-methyltransferase SMYD1b isoform X2, with product MDNIEVFDSPGKGRGLRATKELLSGDVLFSEPPFAAVVFDSLADKICHSCFRRQDKLQRCGQCKFAQYCDKTCQSAGWKEHKLECGAIKAFGAIGDNFGKAPNENIRLAARIMWRLDKEGGVMSDMQMTSLDDLENHISDMPEDDLKELKVDIHNFLDYWPRNSKQHRVDDISHIFGVINCNGFTVSDQRGLNAVGVGLFPNLCLVNHDCWPNCTVILNHGKIELRALGKIEPGEEVTVSYVDFLNVTEDRQRQLKMHYFFDCTCEHCKGHIKDDLKMGGKEVDGVKVPEEQVKEVTEYSLQMLQKMDKARLEGNYHEVIKICRECMEKQEPVLADTHIYQLRMWSTASEVSAYLQFIDEAADYARKMVDGYNKLYHPCNAHLGMATMRAGVTHWQAGKIEVGHGMICKAYAILQRTHGPTHPITKDLETMRMQTEMELRMFRENEYIYKSMREAALKNQPMNMMNEPMAESVKNLFRRQKK from the exons ATGGACAACATTGAGGTGTTTGACTCACCCGGAAAGGGGAGGGGCCTTAGAGCCACTAAGGAGCTGCTTTCCGGAGACGTTCTTTTCTCAGAACCCCCTTTTGCTGCAGTTGTCTTTGACAG TCTTGCAGACAAGATCTGCCACAGCTGTTTCCGCAGGCAGGACAAGCTGCAGCGCTGTGGCCAGTGTAAGTTCGCCCAGTACTGTGACAAGACATGCCAGAGCGCTGGCTGGAAGGAACACAAGCTGGAGTGTGGAGCCATCAAGGCTTTTGGGGCCATCGGGGACAACTTCGGCAAGGCACCCAATGAGAACATCCG TTTGGCCGCCCGCATCATGTGGCGCCTCGATAAAGAGGGCGGTGTCATGTCAGACATGCAGATGACCTCATTGGACGATCTGGAGAACCACATCAGTGACATGCCAGAGGATGATCTGAAGGAGCTGAAGGTGGACATCCACAACTTCTTGGACTACTGGCCACGCAACAGCAAGCAACACCGTGTAGACGACATCTCGCACATCTTTGGAGTG ATCAACTGTAATGGCTTCACAGTGAGTGACCAGAGAGGTCTAAATGCTGTGGGAGTGGGTCTGTTCCCTAACCTGTGTCTGGTCAACCATGACTGCTGGCCTAACTGCACTGTCATCCTCAACCATGGCAA gaTTGAGCTGCGTGCCCTGGGCAAGATCGAGCCGGGTGAGGAGGTGACAGTGTCCTACGTGGATTTCCTGAACGTGactgaggacagacagagacagctgaAAATGCATTACTTCTTTGACTGCACCTGTGAACACTGTAAAGGTCACATCAAAGACGACCTCAAGATGGGAGGCAAGGAGGTGGACGGGGTCAAG GTACCTGAGGAGCAGGTGAAGGAGGTAACGGAGTACAGTCTGCAGATGCTGCAGAAGATGGATAAGGCTCGCTTGGAGGGGAACTACCATGAG gtTATTAAGATATGCAGGGAGTGTATGGAGAAACAGGAGCCAGTGTTGGCTGATACACACATCTACCAGCTAAGGATGTGGAGCACAGCCAGCGAGGTGTCAGCCTACCTGCAGTTTATTGACGAGGCCGCTGACTATGCACGCAAAATGGTGGACGGATACAA CAAGCTATACCATCCATGCAACGCCCACCTGGGGATGGCAACCATGAGGGCAGGAGTGACCCACTGGCAGGCAGGGAAGATAGAGGTGGGACACGGCATGATCTGTAAAGCCTATGCCATCCTGCAGAGAACACACGGACCCACACATCCCATCACCAAAGACCTTGAG aCTATGCGTATGCAGACAGAAATGGAGCTGAGGATGTTTAGAGAGAATGAGTATATTTACAAAAGTATGCGGGAGGCTGCCCTGAAGAACCAGCCAATGAACATGATGAACGAACCTATGGCGGAGAGCGTCAAGAATCTCTTCCGCCGGCAGAAGAagtga
- the smyd1b gene encoding histone-lysine N-methyltransferase SMYD1b isoform X1 — protein MDNIEVFDSPGKGRGLRATKELLSGDVLFSEPPFAAVVFDSLADKICHSCFRRQDKLQRCGQCKFAQYCDKTCQSAGWKEHKLECGAIKAFGAIGDNFGKAPNENIRLAARIMWRLDKEGGVMSDMQMTSLDDLENHISDMPEDDLKELKVDIHNFLDYWPRNSKQHRVDDISHIFGVINCNGFTVSDQRGLNAVGVGLFPNLCLVNHDCWPNCTVILNHGNQSAVNTVYHSQMRIELRALGKIEPGEEVTVSYVDFLNVTEDRQRQLKMHYFFDCTCEHCKGHIKDDLKMGGKEVDGVKVPEEQVKEVTEYSLQMLQKMDKARLEGNYHEVIKICRECMEKQEPVLADTHIYQLRMWSTASEVSAYLQFIDEAADYARKMVDGYNKLYHPCNAHLGMATMRAGVTHWQAGKIEVGHGMICKAYAILQRTHGPTHPITKDLETMRMQTEMELRMFRENEYIYKSMREAALKNQPMNMMNEPMAESVKNLFRRQKK, from the exons ATGGACAACATTGAGGTGTTTGACTCACCCGGAAAGGGGAGGGGCCTTAGAGCCACTAAGGAGCTGCTTTCCGGAGACGTTCTTTTCTCAGAACCCCCTTTTGCTGCAGTTGTCTTTGACAG TCTTGCAGACAAGATCTGCCACAGCTGTTTCCGCAGGCAGGACAAGCTGCAGCGCTGTGGCCAGTGTAAGTTCGCCCAGTACTGTGACAAGACATGCCAGAGCGCTGGCTGGAAGGAACACAAGCTGGAGTGTGGAGCCATCAAGGCTTTTGGGGCCATCGGGGACAACTTCGGCAAGGCACCCAATGAGAACATCCG TTTGGCCGCCCGCATCATGTGGCGCCTCGATAAAGAGGGCGGTGTCATGTCAGACATGCAGATGACCTCATTGGACGATCTGGAGAACCACATCAGTGACATGCCAGAGGATGATCTGAAGGAGCTGAAGGTGGACATCCACAACTTCTTGGACTACTGGCCACGCAACAGCAAGCAACACCGTGTAGACGACATCTCGCACATCTTTGGAGTG ATCAACTGTAATGGCTTCACAGTGAGTGACCAGAGAGGTCTAAATGCTGTGGGAGTGGGTCTGTTCCCTAACCTGTGTCTGGTCAACCATGACTGCTGGCCTAACTGCACTGTCATCCTCAACCATGGCAA TCAGTCGGCTGTGAATACTGTGTATCACTCTCAGATGAG gaTTGAGCTGCGTGCCCTGGGCAAGATCGAGCCGGGTGAGGAGGTGACAGTGTCCTACGTGGATTTCCTGAACGTGactgaggacagacagagacagctgaAAATGCATTACTTCTTTGACTGCACCTGTGAACACTGTAAAGGTCACATCAAAGACGACCTCAAGATGGGAGGCAAGGAGGTGGACGGGGTCAAG GTACCTGAGGAGCAGGTGAAGGAGGTAACGGAGTACAGTCTGCAGATGCTGCAGAAGATGGATAAGGCTCGCTTGGAGGGGAACTACCATGAG gtTATTAAGATATGCAGGGAGTGTATGGAGAAACAGGAGCCAGTGTTGGCTGATACACACATCTACCAGCTAAGGATGTGGAGCACAGCCAGCGAGGTGTCAGCCTACCTGCAGTTTATTGACGAGGCCGCTGACTATGCACGCAAAATGGTGGACGGATACAA CAAGCTATACCATCCATGCAACGCCCACCTGGGGATGGCAACCATGAGGGCAGGAGTGACCCACTGGCAGGCAGGGAAGATAGAGGTGGGACACGGCATGATCTGTAAAGCCTATGCCATCCTGCAGAGAACACACGGACCCACACATCCCATCACCAAAGACCTTGAG aCTATGCGTATGCAGACAGAAATGGAGCTGAGGATGTTTAGAGAGAATGAGTATATTTACAAAAGTATGCGGGAGGCTGCCCTGAAGAACCAGCCAATGAACATGATGAACGAACCTATGGCGGAGAGCGTCAAGAATCTCTTCCGCCGGCAGAAGAagtga
- the LOC115140307 gene encoding zinc finger protein 366-like isoform X1 codes for MMDTDILGFRPDRRSPHREDLRPVSHHSLYLSPPPLCLNPTKLSPFPTREAYSPLTHHRPRGSEGMHYTQREGSQKRKRRPQKMEGSESPTGDMEEVERRGNTKTVDLNHLPFSLPPRPCLPPSPIPIQGMIDLSRLQLHHRAMSRYETTMGLPLQVKQEPLSPSPLWPPSPLLHHHPPPLFFPPLHPSLLPFPFFMPGPIMHLSPGAFYPGEAPRPSRRSPDRGPRGGMTSAEKLGLNIHIDDSYHVDVGGNQKRWKCRTCEKSYTSKYNLVTHILGHSGIKPHSCHLCGNRFKQLSHLHTHLLTHQGTRPHKCQVCHKAFTQTSHLKRHMMQHSDVKPYSCGVCGRGFAYPSELRAHELKHEKGQENVCVECGLDFPTLAQLKRHLTAHRGPTLYRCSECQKSFQYPSQLQNHMMKHKDIRPYICSECGMEFIQSHHLKQHTLTHKYYMVKPGQRAALLKNLEPSKQTNETLERDGVKEHKCRICGREFTLLANMKRHVLIHTNIRSYQCHLCFKSFVQKQTLKAHMIVHSDIKPYKCKLCGKEFNRMHNLMGHMHLHSDSRPFKCRYCPSKFTLKGNLTRHMKVKHGIMDMGLNARVFRRRGRFCLSAPLRLRARSRQEEPFDLSQKPRPPRPSLRLSQSDGESVPGSSCQEEDEEDSLYRRSQYSPEVYQHHTGGQGYRSETDRQVYGQDMETVGQGYRSETDRQVYGQDMETVGQGYRSETDRQVYGQDMETRGQVYPPRAGEEVYQPVSEPGDAEEKVYQRVTGRQVYDSDSELWGQLYEQEAGGHHIGANVRYPGSGNTGKHVYHSDSELDDQLYKPDPDQLEIGDQVYHSDAGEEMMDTPEPCERDYHSDPGVYYQKP; via the exons ATGATGGACACAGACATTCTAGGTTTCAGACCAGACAGGAGGAGTCCTCATAGGGAAGACCTGAGACCTGTCTCTCACCACAGTCTTTATCTGAGCCCACCCCCACTCTGCCTGAACCCGACCAAACTCTCCCCCTTCCCGACCAGAGAGGCCTACAGCCCCCTGACTCACCATCGGCCACGGGGCTCTGAGGGCATGCATTACACCCAGAGGGAAGGTTCCCAAAAACGCAAAAGAAGGCCACAAAAAATGGAGGGTTCCGAATCCCctacaggagacatggaggaggtggAGCGTCGAGGCAACACCAAGACTGTTGATCTCAACcaccttccattctccctccctcctcgcccatgtctccctccctctcccatccccattCAAGGTATGATCGACCTGAGCCGGCTCCAGCTGCACCACAGGGCTATGTCCAGATATGAGACAACTATGGGCCTCCCATTGCAGGTGAAACAGGAACCACTCAGCCCCTCACCTTTGtggcctccctctcctctcctccatcaccaccctcctcccctattcttcccccctctccaccccagcctcctccccttccccttcttcATGCCTGGGCCCATCATGCACCTCTCTCCTGGAGCCTTCTACCCCGGAGAGGCACCACGACCTAGTCGGCGCAGCCCAGACAGAGGGCCCCGAGGTGGGATGACCAGCGCTGAGAAGCTGGGTCTCAACATCCACATCGACGACAGCTACCACGTAGATGTAGGAGGAAACCAGAAGCGTTGGAAGTGCCGTACGTGTGAGAAGTcatacacatccaagtataacctggtcacacacatccTGGGCCACAGCGGGATCAAGCCTCACAGCTGCCATCTGTGTGGGAATCGGTTTAAGCAGCTGAGCCACCTGCACACTCACCTGCTCACCCACCAGGGCACACGGCCACACAAGTGCCAGGTGTGCCACAAGGCCTTCACCCAGACTAGCCACCTGAAGAGACATATGATGCAGCATAGTGACGTGAAGCCGTACAG ttGTGGGGTGTGTGGGAGGGGTTTTGCCTACCCTAGTGAGCTGCGGGCCCATGAGCTGAAGCATGAGAAAGGCCAGGAGAacgtgtgtgtggagtgtggttTGGACTTCCCCACTCTGGCCCAGCTCAAGAGACACCTGACGGCCCACAGAGGTCCCACCCTTTACAG GTGTAGTGAGTGCCAGAAGAGCTTCCAGTACCCCAGCCAGCTGCAGAACCACATGATGAAGCACAAAGACATTCGGCCATACATCTGCAGCGAGTGTGGCATGGAGTTTATACAGTCCCATCACCTCAAacagcacacactcacacataag TACTACATGGTGAAGCCAGGACAAAGAGCAGCTCTCCTCAAAAACCTTGAGCCCAGCAAACAGACAAATGAGACTTTAGAAAGAGAT ggggtGAAGGAGCACAAGTGTCGTATCTGTGGTCGGGAGTTCACCCTCTTGGCAAATATGAAGCGCCACGTCTTGATCCATACTAACATCAGGTCTTACCAGTGTCACCTCTGCTTCAAGAGCTTTGTCCAGAAACAGACCCTCAAGGCCCACATGATCGTCCACTCTGACATTAAACCCTACAAATGCAAG CTGTGTGGGAAGGAGTTCAACAGAATGCATAACCTGATGGGCCATATGCACCTGCACTCTGACAGCAGGCCCTTCAAGTGCCGCTACTGCCCCAGCAAGTTCACTCTGAAGGGGAACCTCACCCGCCATATGAAGGTCAAACACGGGATCATGGACATGGGCCTGAATGCAAGAG tGTTCAGGCGGCGGGGACGGTTCTGCTTGTCGGCCCCTCTGAGACTTCGGGCCCGCTCCAGACAGGAAGAGCCTTTTGACCTCTCCCAGAAGCCCCGGCCACCGCGGCCCAGCCTGCGCCTCTCCCAGTCGGACGGGGAGAGCGTCCCGGGGAGCTCCTgccaggaggaggatgaggaagacaGCCTGTACAGGAGGAGCCAGTACAGTCCTGAGGTCTACCAACACCACACTGGGGGACAGGGGTACAGGtctgagacagatagacaggtgtaTGGACAGGACATGGAGACAGTTGGACAGGGGTACAGGtctgagacagatagacaggtgtaTGGACAGGACATGGAGACAGTTGGACAGGGGTACAGGtctgagacagatagacaggtgtaTGGACAGGACATGGAAACACGTGGACAGGTGTACCCACCTAGGGCAGGTGAAGAGGTTTATCAGCCTGTGTCAGAGCCAGGTGATGCAGAGGAAAAGGTGTACCAGCGtgtgacaggtagacaggtgtatgACTCCGACTCCGAGCTGTGGGGCCAGCTGTATGaacaagaggcaggtggacaccACATAGGTGCCAATGTGCGTTACCCTGGGTCAGGTAATACAGGTAAACATGTGTACCACTCAGATTCAGAGTTAGATGACCAGTTGTATAAGCCTGACCCTGACCAGCTAGAAATAGGTGACCAGGTTTACCATTCTGACGCAGGTGAAGAGATGATGGACACACCTGAACCATGTGAAAGAGACTACCACTCAGACCCAGGTGTTTATTATCAGAAACCATAG